GAGGCGTCAGTGGTGAAGTCAAAAGGTTGTTTGAAATCTGGGTACATGAGAATAACATCATCGGATGCTGAAGGCCTCGCAATTGACGCGAAGTTCTTAATGAATGCCCTGTAATAACTAGATAGGCCAAGGAATGAATACGTTTTTAGGCTCAACATATTCCCGTATGGCTCTAAATTTTTCGGGGTCAGTTTTTGTCCGGTTTTTTTGGTTACTACAAAGCCCAAGAATTCGTTGCTTTCTTTAAAGAACTTCGTTTTCTCTTGTGATACCCTCATATTGGCATTgcataagtattttaaaattgtgtcgaTATGCTTCACTGGGTCGAacttattttcagaaaaaaatatgaCGTCATCCATGTAAATATAGTTTGGCATAGATTGGTTCATTATCTATAGTGCGGATTGCAGCAGTGACCGAAGTGTTAAAGGGTAATGCCTCGTTAGAGGTCGAAAACTCCTTTGACCTTCTCAATATCATGCGTCTGTACttgtttaagatttattttatatttttattttatttcacatgATGCAAAGTGTTTCTCTATTTCTTATCATTCCGTATTTCAATTATTCGCTTTAACAATTGTACTATTCTTGTAAGTTTTTTCTTCTCCTTTGGATCGCCGCAATAAACGGACGTGTTTTAAGTTTAGCATTGCcttttattgaatataatttttggtGCCTCCTGTGAGGACTAAGAACTTTGAGAGTTTTAATTGGTGATTCTCAAAAGTAATTTGTCTCGACGCTATCGTAAAGGATTAAGGCGATATTTGTGTATAAAGTTCAGTTTCTGCCGTACCACTATAAAGCATAACCGCActttacatgtacataaattGGAAATGACAGAAGTAAATCTTCGCCAGTTTCATGCATCTGCAATTTCTTGCACGTTGGATCAGGTGGGCAAGGCGCACGCTGGTGAATTAGATGTATCTAAGGCTCAGCAACTGTTGAATTCGGCGAGATTACATTACGACCGCATGCTCGTAAATCACGAGACACTCCTCAGTTTTGCGAAAGACGAAGAGTTGGAAGTACATTCAGCATGGTGGGACGTCACCGAAGAAGTGTACAACGACCTATGTTCCAGTCTTATACGCTTACGTTCGACGAAAGGTGACGAGTCACACGCTCCCAGGGAGGGCAATATAGACTCGTCGGTCGAGTTAAAGTTGGAGCCGTTACATATTCCATCATTTGATGATGAGTTACATAATTGGTTGGCATTTAAGGACGCGTTCCAGACTTTAGTACACAACCGGGAATTGCCCACTGCATACAAACTTGGTAAGTTGCGTCAAGCTGTTCCTTGCTCATCAGTGCCGTTGGTTGATGGTGTTTATTCTGGAGGTTACGAAGAACTGTGGGCAGCTTTGAAAAAACGGTATGATAACCCCAAGCAGTTGGCAGAAATTCATGTTGCGCGTTTCCTAAACCTTCCGTTGGCATCAGAGGAGTCATTCATTGCTGAATATTGTGGATGTTGTAAACGATTCTCTGCGTTCATTAGCTGTTATGAATTTGCCAGTTCAAGAGTGGGATGCATTAACTGTACCTATCGTCGTATCAAAGCTCCCTTATTGGACTTACCACCAGAGAAACGTTTCGATGTCCTCAGGAAATCAGGCTTATGCTTTAACTGCTTAAGGTCTAAACAGTGTCCCTCTGGAGGATGTCGCCAATGTGGCCGCAGGCACAATACCATTTTTTGTTAAGAATCACAGCTCTCTGCTTCGCTTTCCGCCACGAGGAGAGTGGTAACTACTACCAGTACTAAACCGCAGCCCTGTCAACCGTTAGTACCGGTTCTAACCACGTTATGACACCACGACTCTGTAATTGGATGCCATGCTCGGGGTGAACAGATTATACTTCTTGCTACAGCGTGTGCGTATGTCTCTGGAGACAACTCGGAGGAACGACTGGCGAGGATTTTATGTGATCCTGGATCACAAGTAAGTTTTATTACAGAACGCTTTGCTAATGCTTTGAATCTCCATAAAAGTAGCTATGATGTAGCGGTCGAGGGTATTGGTGCATTATCCTGTACACGCACCAAGGCCGTCGTGGCAATAACACTCAAGTCAACGGACTTGCAATTCTCAGTGGCAATTCATGCCTTGGTCATTAAATCTATTACCACGATGCTTCCAACAGCACAAATCTTTGGAAATCAGTATAAACACTTGGCTGGTCTGCAAATGGCAGACCCGCATTTTGGTACTCCAGGAAATATTGATCTTCTGCTAGGAGCTGACGTTTGAGGTCTCATTTTGAAGGGAGATACTATCAAGGGTGGTCCTAACGAACCACATGCACATCGTACGAGTTTGGGTTGGGTTATTTTTGGGCCTGCATCAACATCTTCAGTAAATAAGCCAGGTTTGCCCTCATATAGCGCTCAAATTTTGGAAGAGTCTCGTTTGGACGAGATTGTAAGCAGCTTTTGGAAGATCGACGAAGGGTCTTATGCTGACGAGATTATTGATGATGAATGCGAATATTCTCAATGACTCACTCACGAACATCAGAAGGGCGTTACATGGTGCGCTTACTAATGCAAGCTAACGCATCACCCCTAGGCGACTCTTATAGCAGTGCCTTAAGACAATTCTATCGTTTGGATCGTCGACTGGCCTCCGATACACTATTACGTAACAAATGTATTGTTTTCATGAAGGAGTATATCGACCTAGGGCACATGGAAGCTTTAGGTACATACAGTGATTCCCGTCGTATATATCACATTCCGCATCATGCCGTACTAGACAAGTTTCGTGTCGTTTTTAATGCTTCATCACCAACATCAAATGGTGTTTCTCTTAATGATATACAACGTGTGGGTCCAACCATTCAGAATTCGTTGAACGATATCCTTTACCGTTTCCGAAGGTACGCAATTGCTCTCATAGCCGATGTGGAAAAGATGTTTCGCCAGGTTTTAGTAGCACCAGAGGATCGAGATCTCCAGCGTATCTTATGGCGCGAATCCCCGAACGaggatattaaaatatatcagcttACGACGGTGACTTATGGCATGGCATGTAGCCCTTACAATGCAGTGCGAGCGCTGCAGCAATGTGTTATCGATAATTATAGAGTGGTGAGCGACCATAAGCAAGCTGAGTCGGCGCGCACTGCCATTCTCTCTTCATTTTACGTAGACGACTTCCTCACGAGCTGTACTGACGTTAAGGAAACGGTCACTTTAGCCCAAAATGTATCCATGATTTTTACGGCTGGTTGTTTTAGGTTACGGAAGTGGAACTCAAATAGAGCCGCCGTTCTGGCGAAAATTGGCCAATCATCTTCTATACATGAATGCAGTATTGACGTCCCTATAGCTACGGTGTTAGGGTTGCGTTGGGGCCCGGTAAGTGAAGTGTTGTTGTTTAATGTATCACTGAAACACTATGATGAATTGCCAACGAAGCGACGAGTTCTCAGTGACGTAGCCCAACTGTATGACCCCACTGGATTTCTGGCACCAGTCATTATATCGGGCAAAGTTTTTATACAGACTCTTTAGTCTGCGGGTATATCTTGGGATACCCCACTACCGAAAGATCTGGTCTAAATTTCGGGATGATTTATGTACTCTCGCCAAGGTTCGTGTACCTCGTTGGCTTGGGATGAATGCAACTAGTCGCAGTACGCTCTATGGTTTTTGTGATGCCAGAAGGCCTACGCTGCGGTCGTTTACGCACACACTATCAACAGTGATGGCAATGTAAAGGTATCATTGCTCACCGCACGTACTAAGGTTGCGCCGCTGAAAGGCGCCACCATCCCTCGACTCGAACTATGTAGAGCTCTCCTATTAGCTAAGACGATTGATATTGTTCGCAGAGCGCTTAGTTTGGTGGATGCCTCTGTACACTTACTGACGGACTCTAGTATTGTATTGTGCTGGCTAAGCAAACAGCCAATGTTATTAAAACCATATGTTGCCAACCGGGTTCGGCAAATACAAGAATTGACCTCTCTAGATTGTTGGCATTATGTACCTTCGGAATAGAATCCAGCAGATTGCGCGAGCCGTGGTGTGACTCCATCAGAGTTGCTAAGCCACCATTTATGGTGGACGAGTCCAGATTGGTTACGTCAGAAGGCAACCCCGTGTAACCAGGTACCGGAGTTACAAGCAGACGAAGTTGTAAAGATGCGGATTGAAGAGAGGGCCAGAGTTTTAACCTTCACATCTTCAATTCGGTTGCATCTCACCACCCGACGTTTCGATGGACAACATATTCCATTAACACAGCGGTTTAGTTCGATCAAAAGACTAATCAGAACACAGCTATAATACTTCGCTGGTTACCAAAGCATCGCCATCTCCACCAACATCGTGTGACAACTCCAGAGATGGATACCGCGCTTGAATTGCTCATTCGTATTGATCAAGCGAACGCGTTTCCACAAGACTTACATTGCTTACGTGAAAGCACAAATTTATCAAGCTCTAGCCCACTACTACCATTTAACCCCTACTTGGATGATCATGGTATCATACGGGTAGGTGGTTGCATTAATGGGCATCGTCATCCAACTATACTTCCAAAGTTTAGCGATTTAGTTAGGCTGCTGGTACACCAAACTCATATCGACACCCTTCATGGCGGTACACAGCTAATGCTACATACTCTACGCTACCGCTACTGGATCCTTAATGCAAGGCAAGTTGTACGCGGTTCAATACATAAATGTGTGATTTGCAGACGACACGGGTCTGCGTATCTTGGCCATTTCTGGTGTCAGGTGTCGACTATTGCGGTCCTTTTTCACTGCACATTGGCACTAAAAGATCTCGCAGTAGCGTTAAAACTTATCTATCAGTTTTCGTATGTATGGCTACCAAAGCTGTGCACATCGAGTTGGTGGATGACTTGTCATCAATGGCGT
The sequence above is drawn from the Bactrocera oleae isolate idBacOlea1 chromosome 5, idBacOlea1, whole genome shotgun sequence genome and encodes:
- the LOC138857327 gene encoding uncharacterized protein; its protein translation is MVFAAISQISTQFKEQETRWSTHLEELFAAQHARFSAQLSTPKELDVHMSHMSAQVSSQLEEEEACEAGSSQYEEQEACIPAKVSSKSEELNGRMPAQVSSQYEDQEACIPAKVSSKSEELNGRMSGQVGKAHAGELDVSKAQQLLNSARLHYDRMLVNHETLLSFAKDEELEVHSAWWDVTEEVYNDLCSSLIRLRSTKGDESHAPREGNIDSSVELKLEPLHIPSFDDELHNWLAFKDAFQTLVHNRELPTAYKLGRYMVRLLMQANASPLGDSYSSALRQFYRLDRRLASDTLLRNKCIVFMKEYIDLGHMEALGTYSDSRRIYHIPHHAVLDKFRVVFNASSPTSNGVSLNDIQRVGPTIQNSLNDILYRFRRYAIALIADVEKMFRQVLVAPEDRDLQRILWRESPNEDIKIYQLTTVTYGMACSPYNAVRALQQCVIDNYRVVSDHKQAESARTAILSSFYVDDFLTSCTDVKETVTLAQNVSMIFTAGCFRLRKWNSNRAAVLAKIGQSSSIHECSIDVPIATVLGLRWGPHRHLHQHRVTTPEMDTALELLIRIDQANAFPQDLHCLRESTNLSSSSPLLPFNPYLDDHGIIRTTRVCVSWPFLVSGVDYCGPFSLHIGTKRSRSSVKTYLSVFVCMATKAVHIELVDDLSSMAFIDDFTRFVSRRGLCRDLYSDNATTFVGANRTLATRIEACLNSRPLIPLTDDPEDKYALTLGEFLIGAPLIAVPEPTVAEIPVNQQKHWQWLRLIHQQFWHRWSEDYLATLQTRSKWRRRTENIHVGDIVLVRHENLPPTHWRLGRITEVHPGRDGLVRNATLVTSYGVCTRAVHKLSLLLQPDDYEAVASTAQDV